A region from the Lepidochelys kempii isolate rLepKem1 chromosome 16, rLepKem1.hap2, whole genome shotgun sequence genome encodes:
- the LOC140899376 gene encoding ring finger protein-like: MTAAVLRAEPPLAPAPLGVPGELPPAAAADQQAAGQAGDAERPGQSEPAAWGGEGGARPGAAPWPSGKAPSGPPELGGEEGAREPLLDQRKAPAACGPRTAPLLAGPLCPASAPLSPLPAAGSSPSPAAPQGQPRLERTPSRSRSLARAGAGEQAAPEAGSAEEECPICTEPYDRGRHSPALLNCSHVLCRDCLRAILERAGAADIGRVRCPLCRQKTPMLEWEIRKLQEELLLLHAQPAPAPALAPPAPAPLPPRRPGLCGALEHRFQVRFHTSRTFGCLPCLRYPPCLVSGLGGLRRRCRCCYLLSLAALLAAETLSLLLIFLPIGLLVLLFLILDK, encoded by the coding sequence ATGACAGCCGCTGTCCTGCGGGCAGAGCCGCCCCTCGCCCCGGCGCCCCTCGGCGTGCCCGGCGAGCTGCCGCCTGCGGCCGCCGCGGACCAGCAAGCGGCCGGGCAGGCGGGAGATGCGGAGCGCCCCGGGCAGAGCGAGCCGGCGGCCTGGGGAGGCGAAGGGGGCGCCCGGCCGGGGGCCGCGCCCTGGCCCTCGGGAAAGGCGCCCAGCGGGCCCCCGGAGCTGGGGGGCGAGGAGGGAGCGCGGGAGCCTCTCCTGGACCAGCGCAAAGCGCCCGCTGCCTGCGGCCCCCGCACCGCGCCTCTGCTAGCGGGGCCCCTCTGCCCGGCgtcagccccactcagcccgctgccagcggccggcagcagccccagcccggcAGCTCCCCAGGGGCAGCCCCGCCTGGAAAGGACCCCCAGCCGGAGCCGGAGCCTCGCCCGCGCCGGGGCGGGCGAGCAGGCCGCGCCGGAAGCGGGCAGCGCCGAGGAGGAGTGCCCCATCTGCACGGAGCCCTACGACCGCGGGCGGCACTCGCCGGCCCTGCTCAACTGCAGCCACGTGCTGTGCCGCGACTGCCTGCGCGCCATCCTGGAGCGGGCCGGCGCCGCCGACATCGGCCGCGTGCGCTGCCCCCTGTGCCGCCAGAAGACGCCCATGCTGGAGTGGGAGATCCGCAAGCtgcaggaggagctgctgctgctgcacgcCCAGCCCGCGCCGGCCCCCGCGCTGGCGCCGCCCGCGCCGGCCCCCCTGCCGCCCCGGCGGCCCGGGCTCTGCGGGGCCCTGGAGCACCGCTTCCAGGTGCGCTTCCACACCAGCCGCACGTTCGGCTGCCTGCCCTGCCTGCGCTACCCGCCCTGCCTGGTCAGCGGCCTGGGCGGCCTGCGGCGCCGCTGCCGCTGCTGCTACCTGCTCTCGCTGGCCGCGCTGCTGGCGGCGGAGACGCTCAGCCTGCTGCTCATCTTCCTGCCCATCGGGCTGCTCGTGCTGCTCTTCCTCATCCTGGACAAatag